The genomic interval TGTGGTGGGGACGATCTCCGCCATCGCCGCCCAGACCAACCTCCTCGCGCTCAACGCCACGATCGAGGCGGCCCGCGCCGGCGAGGTGGGGCGCGGCTTCGCCGTCGTCGCGGCCGAGGTCAAGGAACTGGCGACCCAGACCGCGCGGGCGACGGACGAGATCTCGAGCCAGATCGCGCAGATCCAGGGTTCGACGGGCGTGGCCGTCGTCGCGATCAACGGGATCGCCACGCGCATCCGCGAGATCAGCGGGGTCGCGACCTCGATCTCCGCCGCCGTGGAGGAGCAGGGCTCGGCCACGCAGGAGATCGTCCGCAACGTCGCCCAGGCCGCGGTCGGGACGGAGGAGGTGACCACCAACATCACCGGCGTGGCGCTCGCGGCCGAGGAGACCGGGGCGGCGGCCGGCCAAGTGCTCGGTGCGGCCTCCGAACTCAGCCGTCAATCCACGCAGCTGTCCGATCAGGTCGCGGCCTTCCTCGGCAAAGTCCGGGTGTCGTAAGGGGGGGGATCGGGCGGGCGTTCGAGCGCCGGCCCTGCCTGAACGAGGAAAGCCCCGCCGTTTCCGGCGGGGCTTTCACGGTTTCGCATCGGATCCCGAAGGATCGGAGGCGGCGGGTCAGGCGTGGGCCAGCGCCGCGTTCGGCACCGCCGCGTTGTTGGAGAGGTGGTGCTGCTTCAGCATCGGCCGCAGCACGGCGATGGCGAGTGCGGCCGCGATCAGGTCCATCGTCGCCACGGTGTAGAGCACCGTCGACCACGTGCCGGTCGCCTGCATGATCAGGTTCCCGACCGGCACGAACAGCGCGGCAAAGCCCTTGGCGCAGTAGAGGACGCCGTAGATCTTGCCGATATGCTTCGAGCCGAAGGTGTCGGCGGCGGTGGCGCTGAACAGCGAGTAGACTTCGCCCCAGGCCAGGAACACGATGCCCGACAGGATCACGAAGGCCCAGGGGTTCGAGCCGAAGTAGCCGAGCGCGACGATGCCGATGCCTTCCATCGCGAAGGCGATGAACATCGTCTTCTCACGGCCGATCCGGTCGGAGATGAAGCCGAAGAGCGGGCGCGAGATGCCGTTCATGACGCGGTCCAGCATCAGCGCGAAGGGCAGCGCGGCCATGGCGAAGAAGTACAGGTTGACCTGGAAGTTCTTCACGCCGAGGTCGGTCGCGATCACGCCGAGCTGCGCCACCGCCATCAGGCCGCCGGTCACCGTGCAGGTGAACATCAGCAGCATGACGTAGAAGACCGGGGTCCGCAGCGCCTCGCCGAGGGTGTAGTCGCGGCGGGTCTGCAGCACCTTGGTCGAGAACTTGACCTCGTCCTTGGCCGGCGAACGCATGAAGATGGAGGCCAGGATGATGACGGTGCCCTGGATCAGGCCAAAGATGAAGAACGCCTGGGCGTAGCTGCCGGCATCGATCATCTTGGCGATCGGGATGATCGTCAGGGCCGAGCCCGCGCCGTAGCCGCCCGCGGTGAGACCGACGGCGAGGCCGCGCTTGTCCGGGAACCACTTCAGGGCGTTGTTGATGCAGGTGGCGTAGACGCAGCCGACGCCGATGCCGCCGAGGACCGAGCCGATGTAGAAGCCGGTCAGCGAGGTGGCATAGGAGTTCATCACCCAGGCCGCGCCGGTCATCAGGCCGCCGAACATCACGACCCGGCTCGGACCGTACTTGTCGATGAAGTAGCCCTCGATCGGGGTCAGCCAAGTCTGGACGACGACGAAGATCGTGAAGGCCACCTGGATCGCGGCGCGATCCCAGCCGAACGTCTTCTGAATTTCGGGGACGAACAGGGTCCAAGCGTACTGGATGTTGGCTGCGGCCACCATGCAGATGACGCCGAAGATGATTTGTAGCCACCGGTTTGAAGACGGTACCGGCCGATCCGGGGCAATGGACGACAATGCCATGAGCGTGCTCCCTCGTTCCTGCACAGACGTGAAGGCCTGTTGCGTAGGTTTGGCGTTTTGGGCTTGAGAAGCGTTCAGTGCAGGTTGCTGCGTTTCCTCGTCTGCCCACTGGAGCCGAGCGGCGGTCTCGTTCCGGGCATTGGTATGCATTATTTGGTATACCAGCCATGCAGGCAAGCGAAATAATGCGCAATCTGACACGAAAGTGACGGATCGAAAGGATGAAAAGTCGGAGCTCAACGGGAAACGCGTTGGTCGGCCTGCAAAAAATCGCGGAGTGCCGTGTGTTGAGCGCCTCAGCCCTCACGATCCCACGCGTCTTTCGCCAGTCGCCATTGCGCGGCAGCCGGCATGTCGGCCGAATCACGGGGCCGGAGACGTCTCGGCTCGTCCTTTGGAGGACTTCGCGCGCGGCCCGATCGCCCTGAAATTTACGCTGGCACATGGCCGAATAGCCAGATCGCGCGCGAGAGCCGCGTCCGACGTCGATCCACGTCGAGAGGGCGTCGTTCTTGCTAGAGGGCGTGCGGGGTTGGGCCAAGCGCCCATTCCGCGCGAATCCGCCTCGACAGGTCTCGCGATCCTTGCATCCTGTCCGGCGAGGCCAAGGAGCCAGTCGATGCCCTACCGCCACACCGTTGGCCCCCGCACCCACGTCTTCGCCGATCTGGCGACGCTGATGGCGAAGGCGACGCCGGTGCGCTCCGGCGATTGTCTCGCGGGCATCGCCGCGGAATCGGCCGAGGAGAACATGGCCGCCCGCTGGTGCCTTGCCGAGGTGCCGCTCAAGGAGATCCTGGCCCGTCCGCTGATCCCCTACGACGAGGATGACGTCACCCGCCTGATCCTCGACGACCACGACGAGACGGCGTTTGCCGAGATCGCCGGTCTGACGGTCGGGGATTTTCGCGAGTTCCTGCTGACGGCTTCTTCTGCGACGCTTGTGCGGATTGCGCCGGGCGTGACACCGGAGATCGCCGCCGCGGTATGCAAGATCATGCGTAATCAGGATCTGATCCTGGTCGCGAAGAAGTGCCGCGTGGTCACCCGCTTCCGCAACACGATCGGCCTGCCCGGCACGCTCGCGGTGCGGCTCCAGCCCAATCACCCGACCGACGACCCGGCCGGCGTCACCGCCTCGATCCTCGATGGGCTCTCCTATGGCTGCGGCGATGCGGTGATCGGGATCAATCCGGTCTCCGATTCGATCCAGACGATGGGGACGCTGCTGCGCCTGTTCGACGGCATCATCGGCCGGCTGGAGATCCCGACCCAGGCCTGCGTGCTCACCCACGTCACGACGACGCTCGACGCGATGAACCGGGGCCTGCCGGTCGATCTCGTGTTCCAGTCGATCGCCGGCACGCAGCGCGCCAATGCGAGCTTCGGCGTCACCCTGCCGATCCTGCAGGAGGCGCACGAGGCGGCGCTCGCGCTCAAGCGCGGCACGCTCGGTGACAACGTGATGTATTTCGAGACCGGCCAGGGTTCGGCTCTCTCGGCGGATGCGCATCACGGCATCGACCAGCAGACCCTGGAGGCCCGCGCCTACGCCGTCGCCCGCCGTTACCGGCCGCTTCTGGTCAACACCGTCGTCGGCTTCATCGGGCCGGAATACCTCTACAACGGCAAGGAGATCATCCGCGCCGGGCTGGAGGACCATTTCTGCGGCAAGCTGATGGGCGTGCCGCTGGGCGTCGACGTCTGCTACACCAACCACGCCGAGGCCGATCAGGACGACATGGACACGCTCCTGACCCTGCTCGGGGCGGCGGGCTGCACTTACGTGATGGGCATTCCCGGCGCCGACGACGTGATGCTGAACTACCAGTCCACCTCGTTCCACGATCAGCTCTACATCCGCGAGGTGCTGGGCCTGAGGCGCGCGCCGGAATTCGAGGAATGGCTCGCCCGCATCGGCCTCACCGATGCGGACGGCACGCTCCTGCCCGGCGGGGCCGAGGCCCGCCTGCTCACCGCCGCGCCGGAGCTGGCCGCATGAGCAGGCAGAGCGACACCCTCTGGCAGCGGCTGGCCCGCCTCACCCCCGCCCGGATCGGCCTCGGCCGCGCCGGCGCCGGCCTGCCGACCCGCGAGGTGCTGAAATTCGGCCTCGCCCACGCCCAGGCGCGCGATGCGGTGCATACGCCGATGGACGCCGCCGCGATCGCGGGCGCCATCGAGGCGCTGGGCCTGCCGACCGTGACCGTGACCTCCGGCGCGGAGGATCGCGCGACCTATCTGCGCCGCCCCGATTACGGGCGCCGCCTCTCGCCGGAGAGCCTCAGGGCTCTTTCCGATTCCGCGGCCGAGCCCGTCGATCTCGCGATCGTGGTGGCGGATGGTCTCTCGGCACGCGCGGTCCACGAGGGCGCCGCCGCGCTGCTCGCTGCCTTCAAGCCCCACGCGGAGGCGGCCGGCTGGCGCCTGGCTCCGGTGACCATCGCCACCCAGGCCCGCGTCGCGCTGGGGGATGCGGCCGGCGCGGCGCTGCGAGCCCGCGCGGTCGTGGTGGTGATCGGCGAGCGTCCCGGCCTGTCCTCGCCCGACAGCCTCGGCCTCTACGTCACCTTCGATCCGAAGCCCGGACGCTCGGATGCGGAAAGAAACTGCATCTCGAACGTCCGGCCCGCCGGCCTGAGCTTCGAGCTGGCCGCGTTCAAGCTGAATTGGCTCCTGACTCAGGCCTTCTCCCGCGGGCTGACGGGCGTGAATCTCAAGGACGAGAGCGATCGGATGCTTGAGGCCGCCGCGCCTGATCCTGCCATCAGCGGACTCTGAGTGAATTCGACGGAGATTTGGCCGGCGCCCCGCGAAAGGGTCGCCGGCTTTCAAAAGAAAACCAGGGACGGCACTGTCGAGGTTGTTCGCGAATCCTGAGTTGCGCGCACCGATGCCGCGTGAATTTTAGCTGAAAACAGCCGTCGTGCGGGACCGCGCGAGGGTGTGTGCGCGTTGGTTTTGCGAAGTCTTCCCAGGGCCGACACAAGCTCGGCTGTTGCGGGCCTGACACACCGCGAAAGCAACCTGACTTTGCCTTGAGCTGTGCCTTTGAGCGCCGCAATCCCACCATAAACCGGGACGACTTCCGGGGTCGCGGTAAACGCTGTCGCTCCAACGCCTTACCGCAGAGTTTCGAGGACGTCGAAGGACGTTTTTCCGTGCCAGGCCGTAACAGGCCGCGCGGACCTCGGGGGCGTAACGGGACCGGGGCACGAGATCAGCGATGGACGCGCGTCAGACCGACAAGTCGAAGCTGCCGAGCCGGCACGTGACGGAGGGGCCCGAGCGGGCGCCCCACCGCTCGTACCTCTACGCCATGGGCTTGACGACCGAGCAGATCCACCAGCCGCTGGTCGGCGTCGCCTCGTGCTGGAACGAGGCCGCGCCCTGCAACATCTCGCTGATGCGCCAGGCCCAGGCCGTGAAGAAGGGCGTCGCCGCCGCCAAGGGCACCCCGCGCGAGTTCTGCACCATCACCGTCACCGACGGCATCGCCATGGGCCATGGCGGCATGCGCGCCTCGCTGCCGTCGCGCGAGGTCATCGCCGATTCGGTCGAACTGACGATCCGCGGCCATTCCTACGACGCCCTCGTGGGGCTGGCCGGCTGCGACAAGTCCCTGCCCGGCATGATGATGGCCATGGTGCGCCTCAACGTGCCCTCGATCTTCATCTATGGCGGCTCGATCCTGCCGGGCTCCTTCCGCGGCCGGCCGGTGACGGTGCAGGACCTGTTCGAGGCGGTGGGCAAGGTCGCTGTCGGCGATATGAGTCTCGACGACCTCGACGAGCTGGAGCGGGTCGCCTGTCCCTCGGCCGGCGCCTGCGGTGCGCAGTTCACCGCCAACACCATGGCCACCGTCTCCGAGGCGATCGGCCTTGCGCTGCCCTACTCGGCCGGCGCGCCCGCCCCTTACGAGATCCGCGACCAATTCTGCGCCGCCGCCGGCGAGAAGGTCATGGAGCTGATCGCCAAGAACATCCGCCCGCGCGACATCGTCACCCGCAAGGCGCTGGAGAACGCTGCCGCGACGGTGGCCGCCTCGGGCGGTTCGACCAACGCGGCGCTGCACCTGCCGGCGATCGCGCATGAATGCGGCATCGAGTTCACTCTGTTCGATGTCGCCGAGATCTTCCGCAAGACCCCCTACATCGCCGACCTGAAGCCCGGCGGGCGCTACGTCGCCAAGGACATGTTCGAGGTCGGCGGCATTCCGCTGCTGATGAAGACCCTGCTCGACCACGGCTTTCTCCACGGCGACTGCCTCACCGTCACCGGGCGGACGATCGCGGAAAACCTCGCCAAGGTCGCCTGGAACCCCGACCAGGACGTGGTGTACCCCGCCGACAAGCCCATCACCGTCACCGGCGGCGTGGTCGGCCTGCGCGGCAACCTCGCCCCCGAGGGCGCCATCGTGAAGGTCGCCGGCATGCCGGCTGAGGCCCAGGTCTTCACCGGCCCGGCCCGCGTCTTCGACGGCGAGGAGGCCTGCTTCGAGGCGGTGCAGAACCGCACCTACAAGCCCGGCGATGTTCTGGTCATCCGTTACGAGGGCCCGAAGGGAGGCCCCGGCATGCGCGAGATGCTCTCGACCACCGCCGCCCTCTACGGCCAGGGCATGGGCGACAAGGTCGCCCTCATCACCGACGGGCGCTTCTCCGGCGCGACCCGCGGCTTCTGCGTCGGCCATGTCGGCCCCGAGGCCGCCATCGGCGGGCCGATCGGCCTGCTGCGCGACGGCGACATGATCACCCTCGACGCGATCAAGGGTACGCTGGACGTAGCGCTCTCCGACGAGGAGTTCGCACAGCGCCGCAGCGAATGGACGCCGCGGGGCAACACCGCGACCTCCGGCTACCTCTGGAAATACGCGCAGACCGTCGGGCCTGCGGTGAACGGCGCCGTGACGCATCCGGGCGGCGCGGGGGAGACGAACGTCTATGCCGACATCTAGGACTGCCCCTTTCCGGCCCATGTGGCCGGCCGGGGCCGATCCGGGTCGGCTCCGGGCGGGGCTTCTCGCCAGCTTCCTCGGCTTTGCGCTGATGCTCACGGCCGTCGATCCCGGCACGGCGCTCGACGCGACCGCCCGCACGCCGGTGCCCGAGAAGGGATACCGTTCGGGCCGCGACGCCCTGCGCTCGGGCGTGCGCGACTACAACGCGGGCGACAAGCAGGGCGCTGTGCGGGCGCTGGAATACGCCGCCGACCAGGGCCAGACCCTGGCTCTGTGGAAGCTCGGCCGCATGTACGCGGACGGCGATGGCGTGCCCCACGACGACCTCAAGGCGTTCGAGTACTTTTCGCGCATCGCCGACGACAACACCGACGATTCGCCCGACACGCCGAATTCGGGCGTGGTGGCGAGCGCCTTCAACGCGCTCGGCACCTACTTCCTGGAGGGGATCAAGGGCACCTATGTGCGCCCGAGCCCCGAGCGCGCGTACGACATGTTCAACTACGCGGCGTCGTATTTCGGCGACCCCAACGCGCAGTACAACCTCGCCCGGCTCTATCTCGACGGCACCGGCGTCGAGCAGGATCCGCGCAAGGCCGCGCGCTGGTTCAACCTCGCCGCCGAGAAGGGCCACCGCCCGGCCCAGGCGCTGCTCGGCGACATGCTCGTCAACGGCACCGGCGTGCAGCGCCAGCCGGTGAAAGGGCTGACCTGGCTCGCCATCGCCCGCGGCGGGGCGCAGGGCGCGGCGGACGCTTGGATCGTCACTCTCTACGACAAGGCCTGGGCCTCGGCCAACGAGACCGACCGGGCGGACGCGATGGCCCAGGCGCAATCGCTGTCGACGGGTTCGACCCGCCGCCGGCGGTGAGGCCGTCGCGCCCGGTGCGGTAGATTTACCGCGTATCTCGGCTCGGATGAGCGGTGCGGATATATGTTTGCATCCGTGACGCCGATGAAGGAGCGCGTTCGCACAGCCGGCCGTATCCGCCCCCTTCGCCTTGCATTCGGCGGCGAATCGCGCGCGTCCCCACGTCGGACGATCGAGACGTCGGTCGACGAGCCCGCCATCGCGACGCTCGTGCCGGAACTGCAATTCGACGCGTTGCCGGCACTGCTTGATAAGCCGCCGATGGTGTTCGACGAACTTCGGCGCGAGGTTGCGCAGCGGCGCTGGAGGCAGACCTCACGGCAGGTTTCTACGGCTCCCGAAGCAGATCCGCGACCGTTGTCATCGGCATCCCCATCCGCGTCGGACCCTCCACCGCATCGCTGATCGTCACGAAGCCGTAATGGGCGTAGGGGCGTCGTGCCTTGTCTCCGACGGCATCGGCGGTCCGATCACCCGTCGCTCAGCTCCACCGTCACCGGCACGTGGTCCGAGGGCTTCTCCAGCCCGCGCAGGTGGCGCTGGACCGAGGCCGAGACGAGGCGGTCGGCGGCTTGCGGCGAGAGCAGCAGGTGGTCGATGCGGATGCCTTGGTTTCGCGGCCAGCAGCCGGCCTGATAGTCCC from Methylobacterium sp. AMS5 carries:
- the oxlT gene encoding oxalate/formate MFS antiporter, with product MALSSIAPDRPVPSSNRWLQIIFGVICMVAAANIQYAWTLFVPEIQKTFGWDRAAIQVAFTIFVVVQTWLTPIEGYFIDKYGPSRVVMFGGLMTGAAWVMNSYATSLTGFYIGSVLGGIGVGCVYATCINNALKWFPDKRGLAVGLTAGGYGAGSALTIIPIAKMIDAGSYAQAFFIFGLIQGTVIILASIFMRSPAKDEVKFSTKVLQTRRDYTLGEALRTPVFYVMLLMFTCTVTGGLMAVAQLGVIATDLGVKNFQVNLYFFAMAALPFALMLDRVMNGISRPLFGFISDRIGREKTMFIAFAMEGIGIVALGYFGSNPWAFVILSGIVFLAWGEVYSLFSATAADTFGSKHIGKIYGVLYCAKGFAALFVPVGNLIMQATGTWSTVLYTVATMDLIAAALAIAVLRPMLKQHHLSNNAAVPNAALAHA
- a CDS encoding ethanolamine ammonia-lyase subunit EutB, encoding MPYRHTVGPRTHVFADLATLMAKATPVRSGDCLAGIAAESAEENMAARWCLAEVPLKEILARPLIPYDEDDVTRLILDDHDETAFAEIAGLTVGDFREFLLTASSATLVRIAPGVTPEIAAAVCKIMRNQDLILVAKKCRVVTRFRNTIGLPGTLAVRLQPNHPTDDPAGVTASILDGLSYGCGDAVIGINPVSDSIQTMGTLLRLFDGIIGRLEIPTQACVLTHVTTTLDAMNRGLPVDLVFQSIAGTQRANASFGVTLPILQEAHEAALALKRGTLGDNVMYFETGQGSALSADAHHGIDQQTLEARAYAVARRYRPLLVNTVVGFIGPEYLYNGKEIIRAGLEDHFCGKLMGVPLGVDVCYTNHAEADQDDMDTLLTLLGAAGCTYVMGIPGADDVMLNYQSTSFHDQLYIREVLGLRRAPEFEEWLARIGLTDADGTLLPGGAEARLLTAAPELAA
- the eutC gene encoding ethanolamine ammonia-lyase subunit EutC; this translates as MSRQSDTLWQRLARLTPARIGLGRAGAGLPTREVLKFGLAHAQARDAVHTPMDAAAIAGAIEALGLPTVTVTSGAEDRATYLRRPDYGRRLSPESLRALSDSAAEPVDLAIVVADGLSARAVHEGAAALLAAFKPHAEAAGWRLAPVTIATQARVALGDAAGAALRARAVVVVIGERPGLSSPDSLGLYVTFDPKPGRSDAERNCISNVRPAGLSFELAAFKLNWLLTQAFSRGLTGVNLKDESDRMLEAAAPDPAISGL
- the ilvD gene encoding dihydroxy-acid dehydratase — protein: MDARQTDKSKLPSRHVTEGPERAPHRSYLYAMGLTTEQIHQPLVGVASCWNEAAPCNISLMRQAQAVKKGVAAAKGTPREFCTITVTDGIAMGHGGMRASLPSREVIADSVELTIRGHSYDALVGLAGCDKSLPGMMMAMVRLNVPSIFIYGGSILPGSFRGRPVTVQDLFEAVGKVAVGDMSLDDLDELERVACPSAGACGAQFTANTMATVSEAIGLALPYSAGAPAPYEIRDQFCAAAGEKVMELIAKNIRPRDIVTRKALENAAATVAASGGSTNAALHLPAIAHECGIEFTLFDVAEIFRKTPYIADLKPGGRYVAKDMFEVGGIPLLMKTLLDHGFLHGDCLTVTGRTIAENLAKVAWNPDQDVVYPADKPITVTGGVVGLRGNLAPEGAIVKVAGMPAEAQVFTGPARVFDGEEACFEAVQNRTYKPGDVLVIRYEGPKGGPGMREMLSTTAALYGQGMGDKVALITDGRFSGATRGFCVGHVGPEAAIGGPIGLLRDGDMITLDAIKGTLDVALSDEEFAQRRSEWTPRGNTATSGYLWKYAQTVGPAVNGAVTHPGGAGETNVYADI
- a CDS encoding tetratricopeptide repeat protein; this encodes MPTSRTAPFRPMWPAGADPGRLRAGLLASFLGFALMLTAVDPGTALDATARTPVPEKGYRSGRDALRSGVRDYNAGDKQGAVRALEYAADQGQTLALWKLGRMYADGDGVPHDDLKAFEYFSRIADDNTDDSPDTPNSGVVASAFNALGTYFLEGIKGTYVRPSPERAYDMFNYAASYFGDPNAQYNLARLYLDGTGVEQDPRKAARWFNLAAEKGHRPAQALLGDMLVNGTGVQRQPVKGLTWLAIARGGAQGAADAWIVTLYDKAWASANETDRADAMAQAQSLSTGSTRRRR